A section of the Leishmania braziliensis MHOM/BR/75/M2904 complete genome, chromosome 13 genome encodes:
- a CDS encoding putative endomembrane protein — translation MSPYSFLTVVALAYVVCVSTARELTHAYLDGDEVNIFVDKMAPRDNPYETYDYIEAPGCTLQKDAKPLTFGELLAGHQASTLPTNIRFNHNTGTAVLCKYKANVRETALLIEMIRGDYRYELVIDELPVWSAIGEETGENKFSIFLHRTFHIGVNGNRIVSATLETSSPAKLEADTIYTFTYSVVFEASSVEYANRLSTVLDTRYVSSRTRFVSLINSSLIALFLFSVITLIFSRTLRHERAKLERETQFRFEGQDIIDESGWRCLYADVFRVPRHAGTFCAILGCGTQLLVLSAVAILLSVMSNYRISMNHNLVTYTVFGYVFTSGIAGYVSGYQFIGCSFLAPPMASKWIRAFHVAFFLVPMIYVTAFLPSSTVALLYGSSQLPYLKGVLILLCLWVFVAYPLCLAGVLCSRYVFRRTERRRNIPHVNQISRLIPRPPRRLLAPQCLLLVSGIPPFISVFVEFSFVFTSIWTFKVFHLYGFLTITALLYIAISACVSIIATFLLLSTENHHWKWMSMGFGASCSMYAFGYAVFFYLFKASMHGLFMFVVYYSYCIALMLCLALIGGTVAYFAASCFVKVLYGQAKSD, via the coding sequence ATGAGCCCCTACTCGTTTCTGACTGTGGTGGCGCTTGCCTACGTAGTCTGCGTCAGCACTGCTCGCGAACTCACGCATGCATATCTTGACGGTGATGAGGTCAACATTTTTGTTGACAAAATGGCCCCACGCGACAACCCATACGAGACTTACGACTACATAGAAGCGCCGGGGTGTACTTTGCAAAAAGATGCAAAGCCACTCACTTTTGGTGAGCTTCTTGCAGGTCACCAGGCCTCCACTCTACCCACAAATATTAGATTCAACCATAATACCGGCACTGCGGTTCTGTGCAAGTACAAAGCCAACGTGCGAGAAACAGCGCTCTTGATCGAGATGATCCGTGGCGACTATCGCTATGAACTGGTGATTGACGAACTCCCAGTGTGGAGTGCGATTGGCGAGGAAACTGGTGAAAACAAATTTTCTATTTTTCTGCACCGTACGTTTCACATTGGCGTGAACGGGAATCGAATTGTGAGCGCCACACTTGAGACGAGCTCCCCAGCAAAGCTGGAAGCGGACACGATTTACACCTTTACGTATTCGGTCGTCTTCGAGGCATCGAGCGTGGAGTACGCCAATCGACTTTCCACCGTGCTCGACACGCGCTACGTCAGCTCACGAACGCGATTTGTTTCCCTCATCAACTCCAGTTTGATtgcgctctttctcttttccgtAATTACACTCATTTTTTCGCGAACGCTGCGCCACGAGCGCGCGAAATTAGAAAGGGAAACACAGTTTCGCTTTGAAGGTCAGGACATCATTGACGAGTCAGGGTGGAGGTGCCTGTACGCGGATGTGTTTCGGGTACCACGACACGCCGGAACCTTCTGTGCCATCCTTGGGTGCGGCACGCAGCTTCTAGTACTCTCAGCAGTGGCCATTTTGCTGTCTGTCATGAGTAATTACCGTATCTCGATGAACCACAACTTGGTCACCTATACTGTATTCGGCTATGTCTTCACCAGCGGTATTGCCGGCTATGTGTCCGGATATCAGTTCATCGGATGTAGCTTTCTGGCACCACCCATGGCATCAAAGTGGATTCGTGCATTTCATGTCGCTTTCTTCCTGGTGCCGATGATTTATGTAACGGCGTTTCTTCCTTCTTCGACTGTAGCGTTACTTTACGGGTCGTCTCAGCTCCCGTACCTCAAGGGGGTGCTCATTCTCCTGTGCCTGTGGGTCTTTGTGGCCTACCCTCTGTGCCTCGCCGGTGTGCTGTGTAGCCGTTACGTATTTCGACGAACAGAGCGGAGACGAAATATTCCGCACGTCAATCAAATCTCACGCCTTATTCCGCGGCCACCACGGAGATTGCTGGCGCCTCAATGCCTGTTGTTGGTGAGCGGTATTCCTCCTTTCATCTCAGTGTTTGTGGAATTCAGCTTTGTTTTCACCTCCATCTGGACTTTCAAAGTGTTTCACTTGTACGGCTTTCTCACCATTACAGCACTCCTTTACATTGCCATCTCGGCGTGTGTTTCGATCATCGCAACTTTTCTACTCTTATCGACGGAGAATCATCACTGGAAATGGATGTCGATGGGCTTCGGCGCATCCTGCTCGATGTACGCATTTGGCTATGCGGTGTTTTTTTATCTCTTCAAGGCCTCGATGCATGGGCTGTTCATGTTTGTCGTGTATTACTCATACTGCATTGCGCTTATGCTGTGCTTAGCGCTCATTGGTGGGACAGTGGCCTATTTTGCTGCTTCTTGTTTTGTGAAGGTGCTTTACGGACAAGCAAAGAGTGACTGA